ggcagtagtagcagcagtagcagtagcgaCAGTGATTAGATGTTTTAACCCCACATAACACATATTACCCAACGATGAAGACACGTTATCTGCACATTGAAAGCAAGCACCGTTTTTTTACAAATGCAATAACTGTTTGAAACAATCCTAAACCATTTCTAGACGTCTCTTTTCTTGTTCCGAAACGtgtattctttttgtttcctgtCTATTGTTATATCTGGAGTATAGTCGCGTATATATGAGCATTTACAAAAACATTATGAATCTGTTTAGAGAAGGTCATTCATGtgaatctttagtgaggagtTATTAAAATCAAAGGTTGCtttcaaaaaaattatctaGGATCTAGCCTATTGGTACGACAATTTTTCGCAACTGATAATCCGAGGGGAAAGGGAAGTGGagtgatggcggacaagctacATTGAGGTCACAAATCTTGGATGATTAATGCATCCTCGGTGATTCGGTGATTCATTAATTCTCAAAGCGATTGGATGCTGCAATTGGGAGACTATGCTGAGGAAACTCGATCTACAAAAGCTCGAGAGTATTGAACGGAACTTTAATAATAAGGATCCCTGGATACACGATCAGCTTCAATAATCAATTTAAACAAAGCATTATCAATTATGTTAGGATATATTGCAATTCCTTCCCAGAAATAAGACATTCTTATGGGGTGAAACTGATCCTCTGCTTGTAACTGGAAGCCTAGCCGCTCGAAGATATTTTCGCAAATTACGtagcaaaattttaaaaacaaacttacCTGGAGTTTTCCTGAAAGAGTTTTGATGGGAAGttttatgatgatgattatgatatGTTTGTACACTGATCTTTCCCACATAAATCCCTGATCCCACATAATTGTGCAGCATTGCAATAGTCATCATGGCCGGAAGTTTAAGTCTTTCCTTTCGCTTGCTTCGACATGGTGGCTACTTTCCAATTACATGTATTTTTCAAGTACTTGATTTTTCCGCTGACTTTACTTGCCGTACACTTTCTGCATCGTCACATAAGCGCGATGCGCGATAATAAACGATCGATTTGTGCGATCCAGTACTGCGCAACACGTACTCAGTACATGCTAGAGGCGGTTTGATACGCATCGCCGTACTCGTTAGCATCACACACAGCAGTAGCAGCGGtaagaaattaatttacatttctcaaaaatgaaaacatgaaCGATGAAGGGAGTGAAAGCATAAAGTAACGAATTGTGTACAAGGGATACTTTATGTTCTGATGATTGAGGGAGTTTGGCTTTGCGTTAGCGGAATTGTTGCAGCAGTATGGTGTCGCGTTCGGCGGAGTTAGCTGGTGTCCAGTTGACAATACTTGCTCGATTGAGCAagcgcaaataaataacactgTTTTTTTCGGTTGCGATCCTATTGCTCTCGAGTGCGTTCACCGAGCGAAATCACAGCACCGAGGCCGACCGACCGTATTATAATATTCCACGTAGAGTGTGTTGTATCGTCGACTAGCTAAGGTAGAGCGTTTTACTTTTCTAGATTAAGAGCGTTTATGAACTCTTCCAACTTTTCCTGAATCTGTCGTACACGGACTgcaagggaagaaaaatgttcTCTTTAAGCATTTGTCGAAGCAATTTCGATTGCGCAAGAATACTCACTCAGTTCCTCTGCCAGCTGCACTCGTTTGCCAGTAAGCAGTTGCAGCTTCTTCTCGTCGTCTTCACCGTACTCGTCCAACACTTCCTTGATTTCCTTATCTAAACGGCGTGCCTCTCGGTTGATTACCTGCTGGCGCAGTGCATTAGCCGTCACCTTGATGACCTGCTGAATGCGCCAGAACAGTACCACGTCGCTACAGTTCACTTCGCAATCGTTGCCCTGCTGCGAGTACAGGTAGTACGCCTTCCGACAATCGTACGCACGGTTCAGTGCTTGCTTAAGGAAATGCCTACGATTAAATACAAGAAAGTTGTTTAGCAAATCCCTGCACCAAATACCAAAACCGGTTGCTTATCTTACCGCCTGTAGATGGGATACCACGTCTCTCGGATGTAGTCCGTCTCTACCTCCACGTTGCACCGTTGCAGATTTTTCCGCACCGTAGTCAGCTCATCGTAGCTGAGTGTGGGCGAATGTTTCGAGTCGCTGTCGAGTATTTTGTCCAGCTCCGACTTCACATGCCGCCGTTTGTTCTGCTCCTCCGTCGACGATCGCCAGTGGAGCCACTTTTGGCTGGTGGAGGGACCGAACATTTCGCCGATGGTTTTTTCCGTCGCTTGTAGCTTATCCTTCACGGATGCTTCGAAAAAGCGCACCGCCTGGTCCCACTCTTGCTTATCGTGTACGCTCCGATCTTCCAGCGTGTTGAGCTGTATCACACGCAGCATATCGATCGCTTTATCCTCCCAGGTGTGCCTTCGAATAGCTTCGTCAATGACGGCACTCTTCAAATTATCGTACAAATCGTCGTGGTCGGGCGTACGGCGCGCTACCTCCATGAGGTGTTGGAATTCTTTCTGAAGCGCCTCCCAACCGGCTTCAACGGATTTCGCAGGCAACGCCTGTTCAGCCCACTGACGCAACTTAATATCCACCATGGTATTGAACGAATCTAgggcgaaaaaggaaaaaattcGTTTATCTACGGTTAAAAGCAGCAAGAATAACATCGATCACTTACTTTGGGAACCGGATTGGGCGGCCGGAAGGTAGATGTTTTCAAACACGTAGCTGGACAACTTCTCCCACAACTTGCTGTTCATCAATTCTTCCCACTTTTTGGCAGACACCTGCGACAAGTTGACGACCTCATCCAGCACCTCACCTTTGGCTTTTTCGAATAGTTCATCACGGCCGGATTCGCGCAACCTTCAAGCAGATAAGAGCGGAATAGATGAAGATCTGGCAGGAAATGTGAAATAGGCATCTAATCGTAGCAATACCgtgggaaattgtttttccaTTCCGTTTCTAGGTTAAAGCGGGTTGCTTTAAACGCATCCGCTTGCTGTTCGATCGTTTCACGTACCATCTTCCAGAAGCGATCGGCCACCGCTAGACTGAGGTTTCTCGTTGTCACCTGATGCGACATTGTGACGCCACTTCTGCAGAGGAGAAAGCAACTGAAGGTTAGCAAAAGAAATGTCACGAAAGGTTTGCCTGTGCAACCTACTGGAATAGTTTGGAGtttttgaaaaacttttcctcaTATTCGCGTATCGTTTCGATGCTATCGTCCTTGCGACCACGTCCCGTCACTACGGCAAAGTAACCGAGTGCCTTCATCGGGAACAGCTTGCCGGAAAGTATCTTTCGTATGCGGTTCGGATCTGCCAGATCTTCAGCCAGATCGACTTTGGTTAGCACGAAGATTGTTCGTTTGCCGAGTGGATCGCACTGTGATACGAGATCGGTTACGTTACTACGTTCCGCGTCCACCGAACCATCCTGGGGAGGGAAACAATTGAAAATGTGAGAAACTTTCTAAACATCATTTGTCCAACAGCTGCTACCTACCTGGATGCACAATATGATTGCATTCGGATTGCTCATGTAGTGTTCGGTCATGTGCTTGATTTGATCACGTGTGTCCGGCGCCATGTCGACGGTTTGCGTTGAGATGATACCGGGCAGATCGACCAGCACCATACGCTGCAGTCCCGGTCCCTTCACCGTCATCGAAATCACGTCCATGCTGACGGTTTTGCCACCACGCACCGAATTGCGCATCCGTATCTCAACGTCACGCCGCAACTCCGCCAAATCGCTTTCCTTCGTTAGATCGTATTCGCGTTCGGAATCGCGAAATTGTGCCACATGGTACGGTCCCTCCGACAGGGTTACCTTCACCGGTGCCCGAGTCATCATTTCACCGCTACCACGCGGGAAAATACGTGCCTGAGCAATCGATTCCAGGACCGACGTTTTGCCACTGCTTTGATCACCGACCACCACCACGCGCGGCAAGTGATCGGCTGTTGTGTAGCTCGTATCATAGCCGGACAGCTCATCCAGCACCTCGGAGTACATGTCGATTAACGATTTCTTTATGCGCTTCTTGGTCGGTTGCTTGCGGTTCGTTCTCAGTATCAAAAATTGCTGCCGTAGGTctcggttttctttttcgagcTTTTCCACCTCACGCTGGTACTTTAGCTGCACGTTCATGATTTCCGTCTGCAGTGAATCGACCTGCGCCTGCAGAGTGTCGACCCGTTTGCGGCTTTCGTCCGCATTCAAACCTTTCGCGTTTACcgtattttttgcttttagctCTTCTTTGGTAGCTACAGTGGCATGCAAAGGAgtagaagagaaagagagacaaaTGAAGGAAACTCTGCGCACTAGACAGTAACTTTTAGTTAAAGACCACACCGTTCTAAATAACGCATAACAACCAATACTTTGCTTTCAAGAATGACTAAATCGATTATTGCTCGGCTAGTATCTACTGTACACTTATTCTATTCTATATGAACAACATCGCTTTACCTCCATATAGCTCAGATATAAATTCTGATAGATTCTGGAAGGAACCTAGAAGccaaagaaaaagagagagagaaggagagaaaaaaaaacaatttcgatTAAACGCGacaataaatttcatttacaCCGATTCCCCGGTAGGTTGTTGGGATGCACGGGAAGGAACGGATGAAAGGCGATGAGATTTGCGGTACACATCTATGAAATATGAATAAAACTTCGCCCCAAAACGACTAGACAATATAGACTGttacattttttacattttctttaaTACCGGTGCGTAACGAACCATGGAAATGATTGATTACGTagagatgaaataaaatactttaagAGTAGTTCAAAACAATTAAGAAAAGTTTATAACACGGTTATTTTCAGTtaaatgggaaaaatgtttataGTTGAACTTAATATGCACCATGAATAAATTCATCATTAAGTTACAAACATTATGGTGCAAATTTTGTGATCACATctaattatttataaacacTAGCGTGATTACCATCGAGCATTTCATGCGAATGTTGATGGAGTAAGCTCGCACACTCTATGGAACCTCCGATCAATAAAGTTGTGCGACTTTACGCCATCGTACACTTCTATGCACGGAAAAGCACAATAACTACATTTAATCATTCTTGAGCACTGGGTTGAAATGGACGATCCATAATGGGAAGCTTTACTTACTCTCAATCTGTGGATTCTGTTGCGTTTCTGCCGCCTCGATTGCATTGTCCAGACGCTGATCAAACCATTGCCGCCACTCGTTCAGCTTATGCTCGCTAAGTTGCTTTATCCGAGGATCTAAAACGTTAACGGGTGTTGCAATTAAATAACGCATTCCTTTTACAATACCGTCACTAAGTTTTACCTATTTCGATGGAATCTTTAACAGCGTCCTTTACAGCGAGAAGGTTTTTCGTAAAGCCGGCCCATTTCTCATTGTCGGGCAGTACTTCCTCGAGCCATTTCATATCCGGTAGACCATCCTTCCATTCCTCGTACCGTTTGTTGAGCGTTACACCCCCACCGATAGCGCTGCCCAGGACCAGATAGCGTAGCTTCAGGACACCTCTTAAAACGCGCCCCAGTAGCATGCCATAGTTACGCTGTTGGCCGTAATATTGCCATCCGCTCGAGTTAGGTGGCCTTAGGAATTCCTGCTGCCGGTAATAGTTGTACCGCGACCATGCCGTAGAATGGTTGCTACCTCCGTTTCCAGCTCCATTGCCACCGCTGCTATTTCCGGTCGTGAAACCGGAAAAATTCACCCGACTCACCGTGTACACCACCGGGCGAATGTGTTTGAACCGAGGATCGATACTGCACCGGCGTAATCAGCGTCCGCGTTTAGTAACAGCATCGTTTTTGGCATCGGTTGTAATTTTTTGGCATCAGATTCACCGACGTCGACACATCACGCAAACACaatgaaagtaaaaacaaaaaatcaataaactttACATAACGTTCCTATATGAGCTCATAGGCAAGCGCTCTCACTTCGTGTACCTGGTGACAACACTTCTATTTGTGGGGTCAGTTTTAATGCTCACTTACCTCGACCATCCACGAAGCAATTGTGCCATTTTATGCTTCCGTTCTTTTACCAATCCGTACTAGAGCTAGGGACCTCACTTATGGATCATTGTATATTAACGACGCTCAGTACAAGACCAATTCTTTGCCAGGGAGTTTGCAACTCTTCTGGGAGCCTGCACAATTTCGATCCGCCCGCTGTCAGTCAGTATTTGACGTTAAATAGCCAAGGTGGCTAACAGCAAAATGATGCATATTATTCGAGTAAAAACTGTATTTCTTGTGATGtaaaacgttttaaaatgAAGTTAATCAATATAATGGCcgttttttattgaaatattagTGGTCAATTTGTGAAACCAGtcttttttcttgcatttcATCGTGAAACCAGCTATACTGTATACATCTTGACATTGCACACGTGCTGAGAACCGTCAGCAGCCGGCACACGTTGTTTACATTGCAAATCTGTGTTATCTATTCGTATTCCTCCCGGCAAAATCAAATGTTAAATGTGCATTTATCGGTAGTCTTGAAGAATTAGAACAGGATGAAAGTACGGTAGGTAGTAAGTAGCCATTCCCTTACACGGTTTCTAACTGTCTTCCCTCCTACACATTCTAGTCGTCCTCCTAAAAACGTTCGCCAAGGCAAAGCGGGGCGCAATGGCAGTAAAAGCAAAGTGGTTCCCCAGATTAAAACGCGCAAAGATTTGCGCAAGGAAAAGCGGCAGCAGAAAAAACTCAATCGGTTCAACTATCACAACCGAAGTCGTAAAGAACGGCAACAAAATGCTGCTGATAATCGTTCCGAAACGGACAAAAAGCGCGATAAATATGGAAAAGATAATTCCGAAGACGAATCGGAGGATTTTGAGGATGAAGAGATTCCGTCCGACTTTAGCGATGAGGAAGAGGAAACAAAACCTTCGACACAAAAGCCACCAGCAAAAACGAAGAATTCTCTCACCAGCCAGCTGGATGTGGAACGggagaaagaaatgaaagagtTGCGCCGGTATGAGGATGGCCTCAAATCGAACCGCATCAAACAGCTCGAGGCGGCAAACGAGGATGATGATCGGATAATACAAAAGTATGAAAAGCTGTTGAAGATTAACCGGCGCAAAAATAAGGAAGGCGTACCGAAGAGCTTCAACGATGGGCTAGATTATGCTCTGGAACTTTGCACCGACGATAGCATACGAAAAATGTACGAGGCAGCTAAGGAAGCGGCCGAACTGGAAGAAAACTCTACCGATGAATTCGTCGAGGATCTCAAGCAAGCGGTTGGAGTGGATATGGCTGAAGAATCGAAGAGCGATGCAAAGTCATCTCGTACCAtcaagaaaaggaagaaaatgtcCCCAAAGGACAAGAACCGTGTTGAAAAGTTGAAGAAAATTGAGGAGAAATACTTTGGTTTGGACGAGATGGATGATCTGGGTGAGTACGATTCGGAGATGGAAATAGAGCTGGACGATAATGCCGATGATGATTACTCGGAGAATGATGAACTGTATGAGTCGGAGGAGGAAAACGTTGGAGGAGGAAAGAATGCAAAGCGAGTAAAGTTTGCTTCTAATGAACGGGTAGaaaagaaaggcaaaaagAGAAGCAACTCCGAAAGTGATTCTGATGATGAGTATGATGATTttgacgatgaagatgatgatgaagaaagTGCGGAAGAGTCATTTGAAGATGAGGAACCtgctagcagcagcaggccagttggaaaaaaggaaaagagcaaaagcagcaaacagAGTAAAAAGGAGGAAGAGAATGACGAATGTCCGGgacgatttgttttgttgaaagcCAACAAGgataaacaatcaaaaaaTGGAGAAGAATCTAGAGGAAAGGACACCAAAAAAGCTTCCAAACACAACCCCACCTCTGAGTCAGAAGAGGAACAAGATTTCGATGGAGACGAAGATGAATTTGATGAAGACGAAGACGAGTTTGATGAAGAAAACGATGGGTTGGACGATCTGTTCGAGGACGGATCGGATTCAGATGAGCTTCCCGAAGGCGACAAGAAAACCCCATCCAATGATGACGGAACCTGGGAGGATATTTATGGACGCAAACGAGACAAGGCGGGTAACGTTATTAAGGAGGAAAGCACCAGCGGTACCGGTGGAAAATACGTACCACCTCACATTCGAGCCAAACTTGAAGCGGAACTAATAGCGAAAGGAAAGGCGGCCGATCCGAAGCAACAAGAAAAGCTGCAACGGCTTAAACGCCAACTGAAAGGTCAAATTAATCGTTTGGCTGAATCGAACGTACACCGTATCTCGATCACGCTCGATGGTCTGTATATGCAAAACTCCCGCTACGACATGAACAGTACGCTGACGGCAGTGATACTGGAAGCAACCGTCGTACCGACGCTAACACCCGAACGGATGGTGCTCGAGCATATGCTGCTGGTGGCCATACTGCACGCGAACGTGGGCAGCGAGGTGGGTTCACATTTTCTCGAGACGATCGTGGAGCGGTTCCTGGAGTTGCTAAAACAGATCGGCACGATCGCCAACGAAGCCAAGCAGCTGGACAACTGTGTGCAGATCATGTGCCACCTGTACACGTTCGATATCGTGAAATGTAAGATGGTGCATGAGTTGATGCAGAAATTGATTGGCTGTTTTAACGAGAAAGCGGTCGAATGTATTTTGCTGGTGCTGCGATCGGTCGGCTTCATGCTGCGCAAGGATGATCCGTTGGCGTTGAAAGATCTCATCATTGCGATACAGAAAAAGGCCGCTAATGCAACGGACGAACTAAAGAACGAGTAAGTCAAAGAGAGTTTTTGGGATCACCTGGTCATTTCACACTTACCTTGGCTtatttgacctttttttttcttctcagcaCTCGCGTAAAGTATATGTTGGAAACTCTGCTGGCCgtgaaaaataacaacatgAACAAAATACCCCAGTACGATCCGACGCTGGTGGAACATTTTCGAAAGTTGCTAAAAGGCATGATCACGAGCGGGAAGTACGTTTCGACGCTAAACATCGGAATAGAGGACATCGTCAACATACCGGAGCGTGGCAAATGGTGGCTGGTTGGTTCTGCCTGGCTTGGCAATAAGGAGAATCCTTCCGCTGTTGGTACAAACGGAACAGCACCCGTATCGGAGGGACAGTACAGTGCACAGCTGCTGGAACTTGCACGCCAGCAACGAATGAATACGGACGATCGGCGAAACGTGTTCTGCATTGTGATGAGTGCGGAAGATTATCTCGATGCGTTCGAGAAGCTTATCCGGCTGGCGATCAAAGATCTGCGCATAGTCGTGTCCGTCATCATCCACTGCAGCCTGGCCGAGAAGGAGTACAACCCGTACTACGGTGTGCTGTCGCAGAAGTTTTGTGACTTCGACCGACGCTACCAGCTGGCCATCCAGTACGCACTGTGGGATCGGTTGAAGGAGATTCATgcactgcagcagcagcaagtgcGCAACCTGGCCCGGTTCATCACGCACCTGATTGCGGAGGGTGGGCTGGCACTGTCCTGCCTGAAGGTGATTGAGTTTGCCGAGATCGATAAGGTTAATTTGCGGCTTATGCGACAGCTCATGCTTGGGCTGTTGCTGCAGGAGGACGAGAACAAGTGTTTGCAGGTGTTTAGTCGCATTTCGGCAAGCAACAAGCTGAAATCGTTCAAGGATGGCATAAGGCTGTTTATGCACCACTTTTTGGCGCGCGGGAGCATATCCCACGGTCAACTGCCTGATGAGCAAGTACAGTTACTGCAGCAACGCATCAAGCAGGCCGATGAGTTACTATCGACGGATACTAAGATCGAGTACGACGTTTAGATGCGGtaatgttgtgttgtgtaaaaTAAATGCTGGATCATCTTCATTAAGTCAATGCAGATCTTGGCTGGATACGCTGATGACATAGGCAGATCTCCTATGTAGCAGAATTTCAGAGAAGTATTGATCATCTGGGAAAAGGCTCAAGTTGGACATCAAAGATATATAACAACGATGGTGACATCGCCAGTGGTCTTACTAATAAATCCAAACCAACACAGGGGTAATGTACAGATATTTGGGTGATCGAACTTATGAAGTTGTCCAAAATTTTAATCATCTTTAGTTAAAGGGCAGCATCGATAACTGAACGGTAATTCTGCAATTTTTAGAAACTGCTTCACTCACTACTTCTATGGCTTACGTTCGTACAACCAATAAGATCCGATAAAGTATGGTGAgctggtcatgtcattagaaAGACACCGTACAATCCTAACCAGCAAAGTCTTTTTTGGTCGTCTGCATGGACAGGAAGACGTTCAACGTCCAAACTGAGATGGAGCGATGGCGTTGATGCAACCACCAGAAGGGATGGgatacagtggaggatcaatcccctttggaggcccagggcggaattataaatggggactctaatttaaaaaacgatgaattgggCGGCATTGAGacccttgaaatgaggcaaagctaaaggtgcagtaagaaggggctccTGAACTCCCTTTGAATCATCCCACGGGTAGTTCGAGGTCAAATTTCGCCCGGGGCCTCTTGTGGCATCCTTCGGggccccctctagcataaggagagggggcctatgtatacaccttttactactacacacatttttttggGGCCTTCAACAAGGCGAGGCCCAAGGTGAccacctactccgtctaccgtttgatccgccgttgatcccttttctcaactcagccacgaatccgaagatcaaaatattaaataaacttttaataaacacacaaaaacactgtccacaaaatacttcatataaacacgtgcgtacgtaaaagcgtttagaagaaaagcgtcgccaccagcagatgccgatcgcgcctcataattgtATGCGGTTATGTACCGAGTATAtattttgcatgaatataccgacgagctgagctgtgccggtgcccgaaggacgtggacaccgctcagcatacgacgatacggataaagagcagtacaatagatgttaatatcacatatcataTATATCAGCTGATTGACTCGCGGTATggtttgcctcccacattcccacatggttattcttcttctcgaTGACAATCTTTTTTGGGGgtacaacagagagcaaaatggaaagaattaatcaccgtaagtgtttagtgtccagctTATAAGAGCTAGAAGAGTGCATGGtcatctcagtcgtcattgcatattatttgtaAGCGCTtgtcctttcgtcgaagtctctccgcgcatgcgatcggacACGCCAAAAGCGACcgtttttgtgatttctgacaccaagagagcatccacgaaaggagataacatcagtTTGATCCGctcaaggatccgccatgtttgtacataacatattgatattgCATACTCACATTATCAGTCACTGTGACgctattgatcaattaaagatcttctatgattggctattagttacacatactatcaaacaagggagagcgatcggtagagtaaatagctcaggtactatggggagaatcctccgtctcgtttcatccatccagttcttACAGTGCGTCTCATAACTGCACAGCACTTCAGTTTTTTAATCATTAAgagtaggaaacatggagtgccactatttccgaagacattatttagtgttttttttcggttatttcgcaataattatatctctttTCGTCATGGAATGTCCGAGGGTTTTAAAGGATTCCATtcataaatatattccataaatacTCCActttgttatttccataaaaataaacttgtgtaCAGTTATGGTACGCGCTGTGCTGTTTGGACGAACAGAgagagatgaaagatcagttgacggatcaagcgctatgatcggTAGAGGGAAAGGTACAGCTAGATGAAATGCCACCGtctggtacggaaatttgtgctacctcttcgttgatcatgctctcttggtgtcagaaaccaaaatttccatcgtttctgaagcgatttcgacggacggatcggcgcaaaatacgaaagagatgcgggatccgttttgccttttcccccttcactctaatgcgtttgataggaatgcggaaggaatgttcttttataaaccttaattctcacattgcggccaccaaagaaattgaatttttgggTATATATAACTATGAACTATATAACTATAAACTATGAGTTTATAtaactatgaaagtaaataaacgtaaacatggttagttgctgcatgctattcagtgccagtgccaatcttcttatccaaattgctgagcacATTTGGATTAGGTAACATTACCAACCGGTTTGCTGCGCGTACGACgtgtttaccggatgctgtgcgcagcatcactacgcgaactgttccgtcattgccaggatgaaccgaaataatacgcccACATTGCCCACAAGGAAGGATGCATGTCGTCTTCtttgacgatcaccagttGGTTTACTGTTAGAgatactgatcgaccattgcagTGCTTGCctcgcgcttgcaattgctgtaagcTATGCTGTTTAAACTATCGGCTTTATCAATACCGCTGTTGCAGATGACAAAACACTCCAATGCGTTTGAATGGTATCACAAGTAACAAAACAGGCCGATTCCGGGGCATTTTGTCCCAActtcaaatttcgccaggggcctcttgtggtacccttcggggccccctctagcataaggagagggagcctatgtatacaactactacacacattttttggggcccccaacacggcgaggccctaggcgaccgcctacttcgcctaccgtttgatccgccgctgatggGATATGAGATTGGTTGAGGGTCCATGAGGGCCATGACCGTGAGTTGGAAGTAGTCCTGTGTTTATAGAGCACCGCGAAGTAGATCTAGCAGCTAACCAGAAGAAAGTAAAGTGTGCGTTTATAACGTTCGGCTGTTGGTCGTTTTGAGAGcgattggttttatttttcctttgtatCGTTTCTTCCGTTTGTTTCTGCTCTTTTGTTATCTCATTAGTATGCTCCAGGGGGGGTTTTACATTCATGGGTTGTCGGTTTCATGGGCCGCCTATCCTTTTTCCAAGTTTTGCTCATAGGTGTGTACTTTTCCCCATTCAACACTCGTTACTGCTTCCCGTTCATTCTAAACTGTGGTTTGGCTGGCTCGAGAGTGTTTCGCTTATAGGCGTCTTCTCCCGTTTTCTTGTTTATAGTATTTTTCTATAACATTTTGCTTTTTCGTTCCCTAATTTCCGTACCCTGCGCGCATTGAGCTGGTATAGGATTAATGCTTTAAGCTTCATAACCTCCCCTGCCAATCCGCGTTCTTTGCCTTCCACCACAAATTATCAATTATCAACTGCTCACCTCAGTGTTTGATccaatttttttcatgtagtTTTGTATTTGTCTCTCCCAATATTATGTTTgcgattctttttttcttggagtcttgtatttttttatcctttttttgtttgtttgtttgctccaCTATTTTGCTTCCAATTAGTTTTtggctagtttttttttggtttttggatATTCTTACATCttttacaaattttatttGCTCCTGTATGTTCTACCATTTCCACTTgtatttttttggggggagagGGGCGGGTGACAAATATGGGCTTTCTTAATATtagttgtgtttttgtgtgtgtgtgtttttttctttcgcgttGTATTCTGTATTGTTAGCATttataattgtttgtttgtttttgcttcttctcttATCCATTTTCTGTTACAATTATTGTT
The Anopheles moucheti chromosome 2, idAnoMoucSN_F20_07, whole genome shotgun sequence genome window above contains:
- the LOC128302069 gene encoding dynamin-like 120 kDa protein, mitochondrial isoform X2; its protein translation is MAQLLRGWSSIDPRFKHIRPVVYTVSRVNFSGFTTGNSSGGNGAGNGGSNHSTAWSRYNYYRQQEFLRPPNSSGWQYYGQQRNYGMLLGRVLRGVLKLRYLVLGSAIGGGVTLNKRYEEWKDGLPDMKWLEEVLPDNEKWAGFTKNLLAVKDAVKDSIEIDPRIKQLSEHKLNEWRQWFDQRLDNAIEAAETQQNPQIETTKEELKAKNTVNAKGLNADESRKRVDTLQAQVDSLQTEIMNVQLKYQREVEKLEKENRDLRQQFLILRTNRKQPTKKRIKKSLIDMYSEVLDELSGYDTSYTTADHLPRVVVVGDQSSGKTSVLESIAQARIFPRGSGEMMTRAPVKVTLSEGPYHVAQFRDSEREYDLTKESDLAELRRDVEIRMRNSVRGGKTVSMDVISMTVKGPGLQRMVLVDLPGIISTQTVDMAPDTRDQIKHMTEHYMSNPNAIILCIQDGSVDAERSNVTDLVSQCDPLGKRTIFVLTKVDLAEDLADPNRIRKILSGKLFPMKALGYFAVVTGRGRKDDSIETIREYEEKFFKNSKLFQSGVTMSHQVTTRNLSLAVADRFWKMVRETIEQQADAFKATRFNLETEWKNNFPRLRESGRDELFEKAKGEVLDEVVNLSQVSAKKWEELMNSKLWEKLSSYVFENIYLPAAQSGSQNSFNTMVDIKLRQWAEQALPAKSVEAGWEALQKEFQHLMEVARRTPDHDDLYDNLKSAVIDEAIRRHTWEDKAIDMLRVIQLNTLEDRSVHDKQEWDQAVRFFEASVKDKLQATEKTIGEMFGPSTSQKWLHWRSSTEEQNKRRHVKSELDKILDSDSKHSPTLSYDELTTVRKNLQRCNVEVETDYIRETWYPIYRRHFLKQALNRAYDCRKAYYLYSQQGNDCEVNCSDVVLFWRIQQVIKVTANALRQQVINREARRLDKEIKEVLDEYGEDDEKKLQLLTGKRVQLAEELIRVRQIQEKLEEFINALNLEK
- the LOC128302069 gene encoding dynamin-like 120 kDa protein, mitochondrial isoform X1, translated to MAQLLRGWSSIDPRFKHIRPVVYTVSRVNFSGFTTGNSSGGNGAGNGGSNHSTAWSRYNYYRQQEFLRPPNSSGWQYYGQQRNYGMLLGRVLRGVLKLRYLVLGSAIGGGVTLNKRYEEWKDGLPDMKWLEEVLPDNEKWAGFTKNLLAVKDAVKDSIEIDPRIKQLSEHKLNEWRQWFDQRLDNAIEAAETQQNPQIESSFQNLSEFISELYGATKEELKAKNTVNAKGLNADESRKRVDTLQAQVDSLQTEIMNVQLKYQREVEKLEKENRDLRQQFLILRTNRKQPTKKRIKKSLIDMYSEVLDELSGYDTSYTTADHLPRVVVVGDQSSGKTSVLESIAQARIFPRGSGEMMTRAPVKVTLSEGPYHVAQFRDSEREYDLTKESDLAELRRDVEIRMRNSVRGGKTVSMDVISMTVKGPGLQRMVLVDLPGIISTQTVDMAPDTRDQIKHMTEHYMSNPNAIILCIQDGSVDAERSNVTDLVSQCDPLGKRTIFVLTKVDLAEDLADPNRIRKILSGKLFPMKALGYFAVVTGRGRKDDSIETIREYEEKFFKNSKLFQSGVTMSHQVTTRNLSLAVADRFWKMVRETIEQQADAFKATRFNLETEWKNNFPRLRESGRDELFEKAKGEVLDEVVNLSQVSAKKWEELMNSKLWEKLSSYVFENIYLPAAQSGSQNSFNTMVDIKLRQWAEQALPAKSVEAGWEALQKEFQHLMEVARRTPDHDDLYDNLKSAVIDEAIRRHTWEDKAIDMLRVIQLNTLEDRSVHDKQEWDQAVRFFEASVKDKLQATEKTIGEMFGPSTSQKWLHWRSSTEEQNKRRHVKSELDKILDSDSKHSPTLSYDELTTVRKNLQRCNVEVETDYIRETWYPIYRRHFLKQALNRAYDCRKAYYLYSQQGNDCEVNCSDVVLFWRIQQVIKVTANALRQQVINREARRLDKEIKEVLDEYGEDDEKKLQLLTGKRVQLAEELIRVRQIQEKLEEFINALNLEK